From the Lysobacter sp. FW306-1B-D06B genome, one window contains:
- a CDS encoding Arc family DNA-binding protein → MAATPKKRVGRPAKPASERADTFSIRLTPDLRAKVEAAAAESGRSLTAEIVWRLESTFSSSLTYTLIDRRLEEFERLRAREAEWRLNKRLLTSELEALPHADENASKRSQLERHIRIAGEERALAQSQLKRVEREIELLVEDLGKRVGNALEAGEP, encoded by the coding sequence ATGGCAGCCACCCCAAAAAAGCGCGTCGGGAGGCCGGCCAAGCCCGCGTCCGAACGAGCTGACACCTTCAGCATTCGTCTCACCCCGGATCTCAGGGCCAAGGTCGAGGCGGCGGCTGCCGAATCCGGGCGCTCCCTGACTGCGGAAATCGTTTGGCGCCTCGAGTCGACGTTCAGTTCTTCATTGACCTACACGCTCATCGACCGCCGACTCGAAGAGTTCGAGCGGCTGCGGGCACGGGAGGCGGAGTGGCGACTCAACAAACGCCTGCTGACGAGTGAACTCGAAGCGCTACCTCATGCCGACGAGAACGCCAGCAAGCGGAGCCAGCTCGAAAGACACATCCGCATCGCCGGGGAAGAGCGTGCGCTCGCGCAATCCCAGCTCAAGCGTGTCGAGCGAGAGATTGAGCTCCTCGTTGAAGATCTCGGGAAGCGCGTAGGGAACGCGCTTGAGGCGGGCGAGCCGTGA
- a CDS encoding site-specific integrase: MTAFAKLTRPALRSLKAGASISEHGITFTRLPNGDGRWSVNVMINRVRHHRVVGNESEGFTRTQAEEVVAGLKAAKRERALGIRRARAVSFKQAGELYLSHLEATGGKDVDKKRERLTLHLYPHLGGVQLQALTVTDLKRYATVRAKEGASPGTINRELAVVSHLLSLAANPEELKLLPGLPYRVPRVKEPESKPVYLRPTEAAALLKAAANDSNEHVFAFCMIGLHTGMRLSAVLRIRLDELDFDRRVVWVDRDKAGERQQPMTGELAAFLRQYVGKLDGPWLFPSKRSESGHATNMHIAFNRVVAAAKLSRIITPHKLRHTMATNAAHAGVDVATLQAMGGWKSRQMVERYTHAGSMREAMDKLESAYNAKPKRVSRRRTVTPKLQRRSA, encoded by the coding sequence GTGACCGCATTTGCGAAGCTGACGCGGCCCGCGCTGCGGTCCTTGAAGGCTGGCGCCTCGATCAGCGAGCACGGCATCACGTTCACTCGTCTGCCGAATGGCGATGGGCGCTGGTCGGTCAACGTGATGATCAACCGTGTGCGCCATCACCGCGTCGTCGGCAATGAGTCGGAAGGCTTCACTCGCACACAGGCGGAGGAGGTTGTCGCGGGCCTGAAGGCCGCGAAGCGCGAGCGCGCGCTCGGCATTCGGCGGGCCCGCGCTGTGTCATTCAAGCAAGCTGGTGAGCTATACCTGTCTCACCTGGAAGCGACCGGGGGTAAGGACGTCGACAAGAAGCGCGAGCGGCTCACTCTGCACCTGTACCCACATCTTGGCGGCGTCCAGCTGCAGGCGCTGACGGTAACGGACTTGAAGCGCTACGCGACGGTCAGGGCGAAGGAGGGCGCATCACCGGGCACGATCAATCGCGAGCTCGCGGTGGTGAGCCATCTCCTCAGCCTCGCAGCGAATCCGGAAGAGCTGAAACTCCTACCGGGTCTCCCATACCGAGTGCCGCGCGTGAAAGAACCGGAGAGCAAGCCGGTTTATCTCCGTCCCACTGAGGCGGCAGCATTGCTCAAAGCCGCGGCGAACGATTCGAACGAGCACGTGTTCGCGTTCTGCATGATCGGCCTACACACGGGGATGCGGCTCAGCGCGGTGCTGCGGATTCGCCTGGATGAACTCGACTTCGATCGGCGCGTGGTCTGGGTCGATCGCGATAAGGCCGGCGAGCGTCAGCAGCCGATGACCGGCGAGCTTGCGGCCTTCCTGCGCCAGTACGTTGGGAAGCTCGATGGTCCCTGGCTGTTCCCCTCGAAGCGCAGCGAGAGCGGTCACGCAACCAACATGCACATCGCGTTCAATCGCGTCGTCGCCGCCGCGAAGCTGAGCCGCATCATTACGCCACACAAGCTGCGCCACACGATGGCGACGAACGCAGCGCATGCCGGCGTCGACGTCGCGACGCTGCAGGCGATGGGTGGTTGGAAGTCGCGTCAGATGGTTGAACGCTACACGCACGCCGGCAGCATGCGTGAGGCGATGGATAAGCTCGAATCCGCGTACAACGCGAAGCCCAAACGGGTATCGCGCCGGCGCACAGTTACACCAAAATTGCAGCGTCGAAGCGCGTAA
- a CDS encoding response regulator: MKRLLIVDDETPVLHALRRLLQNHFKPQQLGVEICADSLHALQRLHEVHFDVLICDYGMPRMDGVTLLVRARELAPRTVRMMLTAATDFGTVLAAVNRAGVFRYIPKPWSEQQLLADLGAALVFDPAAAPSIEELERRRLEGLEPGITQVEWGPNGEVLMPGPLPTRLSEF; this comes from the coding sequence ATGAAGCGTCTGCTGATCGTCGACGACGAGACGCCGGTCCTGCACGCCCTGCGCCGTCTGCTGCAAAACCACTTCAAGCCGCAGCAACTCGGCGTGGAAATTTGTGCCGATTCGCTCCACGCGTTGCAGCGCCTGCACGAGGTGCACTTCGACGTGCTGATATGCGATTACGGGATGCCGCGGATGGACGGCGTGACGCTGCTCGTCCGCGCCAGGGAGCTGGCCCCACGTACTGTGCGCATGATGCTCACCGCGGCGACCGACTTCGGCACCGTGCTGGCGGCGGTGAATAGGGCCGGGGTCTTCCGCTACATTCCAAAGCCGTGGAGCGAACAACAGCTTCTGGCCGACTTGGGTGCTGCACTGGTATTCGACCCTGCCGCCGCCCCGAGTATCGAAGAGCTGGAACGGCGCCGGCTCGAGGGGCTTGAGCCGGGCATTACTCAGGTTGAGTGGGGTCCGAACGGTGAAGTGCTGATGCCTGGCCCCTTACCGACGCGGCTGAGCGAGTTCTGA
- a CDS encoding ATP-binding protein: MTEFACPRHGTYQRSEGVPEGVPITCGHCRTTANAEREEARLAFDRQMRVWRRWEASEVPARYQACTVGNWLPQPGQETAARMLQVWADDVRLHWNSGEGLLLMGAPGVGKTHLLAGLTAACIAAGYSARYASWPDVWDRCRPPFEGQHPEALLRDLARIDFLALDEIGVRTGTDKEQARLFELVDARYRDKLPTIVATNATQATLPMIGERTADRLLEACIPIAISGDSNRRRALRAGNARPAIAEPEPRRVTRVLSINGNDVEQSHEINWQNSV; the protein is encoded by the coding sequence ATGACCGAGTTTGCCTGCCCGCGCCACGGCACCTATCAGCGCTCCGAGGGCGTACCTGAGGGCGTGCCGATTACGTGCGGCCACTGCCGTACCACGGCGAATGCAGAGCGCGAGGAGGCACGTTTGGCGTTCGATCGCCAAATGCGTGTGTGGCGCCGCTGGGAAGCATCTGAGGTACCTGCGCGATATCAGGCCTGCACCGTGGGGAACTGGCTCCCGCAGCCGGGCCAAGAGACAGCCGCTCGCATGCTGCAGGTCTGGGCCGATGACGTACGCCTGCACTGGAACAGCGGCGAGGGACTGCTGCTCATGGGTGCGCCTGGCGTCGGCAAGACGCACCTCCTCGCGGGCCTGACCGCCGCGTGCATCGCCGCCGGATACAGCGCCCGTTATGCGAGCTGGCCGGACGTTTGGGACCGCTGCCGCCCGCCGTTCGAAGGCCAGCACCCCGAGGCGCTGTTGCGCGATCTGGCGCGCATCGATTTCCTCGCCTTGGACGAGATCGGCGTTCGCACCGGAACGGACAAAGAACAGGCACGGCTCTTCGAGCTCGTCGACGCGCGGTATCGCGACAAGCTGCCGACGATCGTCGCAACGAATGCGACGCAGGCGACTCTGCCGATGATCGGTGAGCGCACCGCCGACCGGCTTCTCGAAGCCTGCATCCCGATTGCTATTTCAGGTGACAGCAACCGGCGTCGCGCGCTGCGAGCCGGCAATGCCCGACCCGCGATCGCCGAGCCCGAGCCCAGGCGCGTAACCCGCGTGCTCTCAATCAACGGGAATGACGTCGAGCAGAGCCATGAGATCAACTGGCAAAACTCAGTCTAA
- a CDS encoding phosphate-starvation-inducible PsiE family protein, giving the protein MPSPRRSPGPLLQETRERWPLMNHYERFEHVVAFILSVIIALVIALALLQLLTRVVPLLVIGAIDPLDHDVFQGLFGMIMTLLIALEFKHSIIRVAMRRESIVQVKTVVLISLLALSRKFIVLDSKATDAETIAALAVATLVLGIVYWLLRERDDRLMKASCTGSGDGPGE; this is encoded by the coding sequence ATGCCGTCGCCGCGTCGAAGCCCAGGCCCGCTGCTCCAGGAAACGCGCGAGCGTTGGCCATTGATGAATCATTATGAGCGCTTCGAGCATGTCGTCGCGTTCATCCTGAGCGTCATCATCGCGCTGGTCATCGCACTTGCTCTGCTTCAGTTGCTCACGCGCGTGGTGCCGCTGCTTGTGATCGGCGCGATAGATCCGCTCGACCACGACGTTTTCCAAGGTCTGTTCGGGATGATCATGACCTTGCTGATCGCGCTAGAGTTCAAGCATTCGATCATTCGTGTGGCAATGCGCCGCGAGAGCATCGTGCAGGTCAAAACAGTGGTGCTGATCTCATTGCTGGCCCTGTCAAGAAAGTTTATCGTTCTGGACAGCAAGGCCACAGATGCGGAGACCATTGCCGCACTGGCGGTTGCCACGCTCGTCTTGGGAATCGTCTATTGGCTGCTTCGCGAACGTGACGACCGCCTGATGAAGGCCAGTTGCACCGGGTCGGGAGATGGGCCTGGAGAGTGA
- a CDS encoding LuxR C-terminal-related transcriptional regulator — translation MCLLAEEWHEVRAAGALLTERKSEILRWISFGASNKVVAQKIGISPSTVRTHVESVFRKLGCSTRAAATLKASQLGLI, via the coding sequence TTGTGTTTGCTTGCGGAGGAGTGGCATGAAGTACGCGCTGCCGGCGCGCTGCTCACCGAGCGCAAAAGCGAAATCCTGCGATGGATCAGCTTCGGCGCCAGCAACAAGGTGGTCGCGCAGAAAATTGGCATCAGCCCGAGCACGGTGCGCACGCACGTCGAGAGCGTGTTCCGCAAGCTGGGGTGCTCCACGCGTGCCGCGGCGACGTTGAAAGCTTCGCAGCTTGGCTTGATATGA
- a CDS encoding helix-turn-helix domain-containing protein: protein MSQQTVNAVADRLSVENAARHLGLSASTLNKMRSEGRGPRYMRLGSRVFYRRQDLDAYVEAGVVETTDSRAIA, encoded by the coding sequence ATGAGCCAGCAGACAGTGAATGCAGTGGCCGACCGCCTGAGCGTCGAGAACGCAGCCAGGCATCTCGGGCTGAGTGCCTCGACCCTGAACAAGATGAGGAGCGAGGGGCGCGGCCCTCGATACATGCGCCTAGGGAGCCGGGTCTTTTACCGCCGACAGGACCTCGATGCCTACGTCGAGGCAGGCGTGGTTGAAACCACCGACAGCCGAGCAATCGCCTGA